One Eurosta solidaginis isolate ZX-2024a chromosome 1, ASM4086904v1, whole genome shotgun sequence genomic window, CTAGATAAGCTTAGACTTACTGCAACTGCAGATGATGATGCCGACTCAAAGTATGATCCAGAACATGAAGTATTGTCATATGATGGCTCAAATATAGATATGGATGATTTGGCAGAACAAAATCTCAAtgataatgataaaaataaaaatgatgagGAAGCTGTTGCTGCACCGGTTAATGAAGGTGAGGAAAATAAAGCTGATTCAGATGCTGATGCCAATGCTGCTGATGCCAATGCTGATGCTGCTGATGATGCTCATGATGATGATGctcatgatgatgatgatgataatgacAAAAGCGTACGTACAGCGAGTCCAACTGTGTCTGAAACAAAATTGCCGGAAAATGATATATCaactataaataataataataaaaagggtGTGTTAGAATTGTATGATGATAGTGATTGGGAGGAACTTGATATCGATAAGCCGAAGGAATATGAGAAAGCAGTAATAGGCGAAGCAAGTGCTGATGAAGAAGAAGTTGAAGTAATagcagaaattgaaaaagttgttGTGGTAGAAGATGAaaacgacgacgacgacgacgctGAAGTTGACAAGGGTAAAGAAGGGGATAAGGAAAAAGATAAAGATGCAAATGAGAAAAGTGATAGTGAACCAGATCGTTCCTATACACCATGCTTGGATGAGAATAACGATCCTGATGATGTTATTATTATTGAAAATGGACCAAATGATGAAGCGACAGCCACTACAGCAGCAAATACATCAAAGAATACAGAAAAAGAACCCGGCGAAGCCGACGACGATGATGGCGCTAGAACACCTGAAGTTATTGTTACTGAACCGGTTATCGTTATAGATACCGAAGTAATTtcagatgatgatgatgataatgcTGCAGCAGCAGCACCACCACCCTCACAAAAGAAAAAAGGCAACAAAAAACGAGATAAAAAAATTGCAACATTCAAGAAAGTTAGTAATAAACGTAAGGTACGTAATTATCGCACAGATAGACAACAACAAGATGGCGCTAAACATAAGGATAAACGAAATTTAGCAAAATCCAAATCACGTTCGCGTTCATTGTCTAGACCAAAATCACTCACACGCACACCAACACGTAGCCGTAGTCGTATGCGCAGTCGTACGCGTTCACCACCACGTGCTATCATAAGTCCTTCGCCATCATATTCACGTTCCAGAACACCGCCACGTTTACGCGGACGGCCAATTTCGCCAACACCATCACGTTCGTTTGGCTCGCGTAGCCGTTCCAACGATAAAGAGAATCGTTGgcgttttaataataataataaatttaataataaatttcgTAACAAACGTCGTGAGATACAACGTTATAATGTGCGTAACGTTGTTGGTATGTCACGAAATTTGCGTGAAAGTCGTGAAATTAAAGATCGTTACGGGCGTGATGCTGGACGCCCATATCGTGTAAGTCGCTCACCAAGTCCACGTGGACGCCGTTCATTTTCCAGATCACGTTCGCGTGGTCGCTCCTTGTCACCGCCTAGACGACATAGGCGCGGTAGTTTTAGTATCTCACCAACACCACATACCATGACGCAGCGCCGTTCAATTTCACCTAGACAACGTTATCGCTCGCCACGTCGACACTCGCTTTCACCACGTCGATTTACGCCTTTACGTGGACGTTCACGTACACCTTTGCGTATGCGTTCACGTTCGATAACACCGCAACAACGTCGTAAAGGAATGAGACGTACACGTGAAAGTCCATTTGTACCGCTGGCAGTTATATCACGTTCCCCTACACGTATGCGCTCGATGTCACCATCGCCACGTTATACACCACGCCTGCATAGAAGCCGTTCAAAGACGCCTATATTGCgtacaaaaaaaggtaaaaagaaTAAGCAAAAGGAAAAGgctaagaaaaagaagaagaagcgtTTACCATCGCTTAGTCCGGAGCACAACATACGCATTTCACGTCAACGTGATGCATTCGAAGTTGCGCGACCACCAAAAAAGAAGCGTCGTCATTCACCAAAACAAAAGCAGCAAATCGTAGAACAAACATGGTCACCATCACCATCGCCACCACCTGCAATCGAGTATGAACGTGAAACTAATAACAATGTATCATGGACGCCGCCATTACTATCGCCACGTCTCGTACATGAAATGCACGGCATTTATCAACCCGAACAGCGTCGTAGCGCTTCAATTGCAGATAAGCGTGATAAACGTAAACgtctaaagaaaaagaaaaaaggtgAAAAGCGGCGTGAAAAGCGTATAGGAAAGCGACGTGCGCGACATACACAAACACCAGAACCATTACCATCTAAAGAGGTATTTGCCTCTGGCGATAATATACTTGTAAGTGTAAGTTTCAATAAAGACGCTGGTCCAAATCAACCATCACAAACCACGGTGGTTACATTGCCACCCAATCGTGACGATTTACACAATAATCAGCGACGTAATTCGATTGATTGCTCGAATGCTGCtggcaaaaagaagaaaaagcgCAAGAAGCTCGACGCAAAGCCTGTCGCAATTATCGATCTGGAACGTTCGCCCTTCCAGGTGCATCAAGAGCCTGCCGATGTTATAGTACTTACCGATAGTGAGGAAGGTGCTGGCGGCGCTCATGATAGTGAACACGACGAACAACAAGAACATGAAAACAATCACGCTCATGCACATGCACGACGACGCGAATCACATCGTGAACGTCGTCGTAGCCAATCTATCGCCGAAGAAATAGAACATCGTCGCGCACAATTGAGTAATGGTGTACGCTCGTCATCGCAATTAGATAAAACGCCACCATTGGAACGTGATCGTCTTGAAACTATACTTGAAGAATCCTATGATATACCACAAACTGGACCAAAAACACCGCCCGAACCACCTACAGTTAAATTTAGCATgcctaaaaaacaaaaacaacaacgcaTTAATCCATTACATGACGACGCTGAAATGCATTCAGAATCTGAAATGGTCGAAACTGGACGTGTAGCTGATGTACATCGTACAGAACATGAAACAATGCATATACAAAATAATCAAAAGATTGGCCCAAATACACCACCCGAATCAGGACCATGCTCACCAGATGCTTACGATCCATTCGATCCAACAAAATCACCATCACTATCACCACGCTCACCATCGCCTACACCACCACCAATGAATACATCAAAAGGTTcaattgttgttgatgttgttgaggTAGTAACCgccacacaacaacaacaaaaacatattagcgatgaacaacaacaacaacgtctagCCAATGAACGTAACGAGCGCATTGTTAATGTCACCGTACAAAGTAACAGTATGACTGTACAAAGTGGTGGCAAAACACTCAACCCAGTTGAATTagttatgaaattaatgaatAAAAAACAAAGTAGTAATCAACAAGATTTATCTAAATCGAATATACCGCAACATAATAATGCAATTACGCATATGGGTAATACGCAGAACAATGAACAATTGGGTGCAACTGTGATATCGAATGTACTGCTATCGAATGGTGGTAATGCACAATCAGCACAACATATACCAAGTATATCGAGTCCAACACCAATGGGTGGTACCAAGAGCATGAATCAAATATCAAAATTACCATTACCCAAAATTACCAGTAGTGTGGGTAGTAGTAGTGGTGCTGGTGGTCTACCTACAGCTAATACGAATATAAGAAATGGTCTCGGTTTAGACGATATGATtaatatggatatggatatggatagTCCATATTCGCCTGGTTCTGCAGATTATGAGGATCTCTTTGAACCACCACCAGATAGTATACGTCGCACCAACGCCAAACGtactattaataataataaattggaTGTATTTGATAATTTATTTGGCAGCACCTCACCAGTTGGTTATATGCGTATGCCAAAGAAATACAAGGCAATAGTAACAAGTAGCGTAAAGAAAAGCAAAATTAAAGGTGGGTTTGCTATAAAACTGTTTAACCCTATACATATAAATCCAAgtcaaaatgaaaaaatatgtatgtataatgtgtgTGCCTGTGTGGGAGTTTTAATACATATCTGTGTGTGCGTGTAAATTATATGTGTGTAATATCCGGTTCAACTTTTAGTTaatttcatttagaatttatttaaaaaaaattgttgtttgtgTATGTGAAATTCAATTGTTGGGAAGTAAATCCATTTTGAAAACTGTATCCCATACCAAGTATTCTAGTGTCAACAATGCGCAGCTCCATGGTTTTTTCGGTAAGTGAAAATGCCAAATTTAttatatacataaaattttttataataagcccggtttatcagtggttggttaagctaagcttgtttaaactctagtcaaatttaaactccagttaaactactgtgcagtttttcagtcacagtttaaggccgcctttggggtatgctgttttgtgcggcaacattggttttttattatctagataatttgtagatacggcaacagctggatattgtttacccaacaaacatgtacaaaattctccggcgaaatatatatctagttctggaagtgatatccaacaatcattatttaattattcttaaaccagatagttttctagttgatatccaacttcattctccagtcactatccaacctttgagaaattttgtaaaattaaaagttttccagttgatctccaacgtcattaatattttcctaatttcgagagattttgagaaatgtacagttctcaaatgaatatttaaCCTATTTCTCCAGTTATATCTTACATTATATaatattgaaaaaaatctccaaggaggtgccaccaaaaccaacaactgtttattgtgaaaaataaacacctggttgatagcagtaatgaagcgtaattaatcaagaataaattatataggcggccgccgtggtgtgatggtagcgtgctaggtctgccacaccgaagatcctacatcaacatcattgagtcatacatttgagtccagttagagaaccgtaagttgttaattacattttttcaacttaagtaatagcatattttctttataaaaaattccctcttttgctgagtacgctatgattctcgagttgagccactgtttcaaaTAAACTCctaagattttagaagtatgcctagttatcaacatgagctctaatggtactcaagcccaaatgcttgttgggtatattcgacgccatttcgtacgaacgcaaataactgataggttaactagagtttaacactagcagatcggccgcttaagcttagctgaaacctcagttaaagtagactgaaaaactgcagaataagtttaagcgtagttcaactgacaaactgagttgaacttgtattgaaaaaccgggcctaagtagaGCTGTCAAACTAGCAATACTctcagaagaaaaaaaattatatcaggGCATTTCTTTCAGTCTAGGAAACGTAGTACAGTAGACGCTCACAAATTAAaaccactttgtttttagggtggttctaatttctgaaaaattcgCAATTCCTGaacgttttttttatttgtataaaacttaaaaattaatttgtttattggccgttaatgaataaatatatatatttttctgttgGTGATCTCTAggcctcttttaaataaaacaactcggtttgttgcttgtatgtatttaattattcgatatttcgatctcaatctgagatcatcatcaggactgtaataaaaaacaataaaaacacacattcaattacacataaaaaacatatccatctcttaaacgtaatgcataagcgcgacttacatcttccgctgtgaagcaaagactaaaaaattgtgaagaaaagtgattatcggaaccaacgaaataactaaacagagagtgtaaatatttagataaccaaatgaaataccgtaatagtaaacaaaaatagagaaacatttacaacaataatatggcaagcggcgaaaataatgataataataatgtaGGTATGCGTGCAAGTTATCAGGTGTATAGTTATTGTACCAAGGCACAGAAACTGCATGAGTGTGCATGTGCAGAAAATGGAGCAAactgttattatttttgttttattttatcacgAGTATtggttgtgctttaaaatcaggttGCGGTAGGCGTACGCACAATGATCCGTGTCAGCCTTAAAATTCATCCTtttatcattaggggtgttcactatgtgaagcatttctaaagtaaaacccttatgataatttttctcctcttccaaaattttgatattttcgaaatccgggtaatgtccggtatccttacaatgagatgatagagccgttttgttgtcagaaaaattgttccttaattttatattggatttatgagcggatatccttgtcttcagttttgattttgtataatttaattggaaaatcgtTCTTTTCGAGGGTATCCTttataagtttaatatttttggtaTGGTAAATTCTATCACTAATGGAAAGAGTTCTTCTCACGAAATTATTGGCCGTGTTCACTATTACTCCTCTATCATGCTGTGAGTTGAAGTTAATCAGTCTGCCGGATGCAGTAGGTTTTTTGCACCAGTCTAATGCTAATTGGTTGTTTCTCCTAATCACTAGGGTGTccagaaaaggtatttttccgtCCTTTTCTACTTCAATAGTGAATTTAATCGATCGGTGGTATCCGTTAAGTAGGTTAAGTAAAATATTTGTGTCTTCCGTTTTTATTATCGCGAacaaatcatctacatatttcgttaGCATTCGTGGTTTGTTCGGCGCCTCCATTTCAAACCGGGATAAAAGTTCCTCCATCACAATATCCGCAATATcctgatgatctcagattgagatcgaaatatcgaataattaaatacatacaagcaacaaaccgagttgttttatttaaaagaggcctagagctcaccaacagaaaaatatatatattaaaacttaaaaaaataaagtcaATTTGCATTAATAAACTACAATCAAACTTTGTCTTATTAACTTTTATTcataaaaacaagaaaatataaaataacaatcCAGTAAaatacatatcacatgtttttttattaaatatacataataataaatatacatatatatatattagggtgggtcaaatttattgttgaaaaggcgcatccagtttctgaatctacaTATgcgtcatactgagtaatattgtccatgggaccataggtctgaaattaaTTTCGagtctccctaattttgttagaaaagtttatatcccaatccaaatagcggctctcacaaataaaatacatgaaaataaatgtcaaattcgtattcggattgggatataaaattttctaacaaaattatggtggctcgaaattcatttcagacccaTGGTCCCATGGACAAAATTACTCAGTATGACACATAGATTCAggaactggatgtgcacctgaagttttttcccccatttttgcccatacaatttgacccaccctaatgtatatatacgttaaataaaaaaaaagatcgagaaaacaaaaacttaatttacaataaatatattttttcattaaaaatacataaaagatcgattaaaatacattaaaaaagccaaaaattaatcaaaaatttcATAACTAATATTCAGCGATGTGCAATGATTTTTTTGTTAGCCTCATGATAGGTATTAGTAACAGCGTTTAAAATTAATGATTTCTTCGATTTGATGGCAGGTGGCTGGCACTACATCAAATTCTAGGGCTAACCGCTTCCCTTGAACACATTTGTCAAGCTTTTCAAAGATCTGAACTTTGGTTTCCAAGCACAAACTATTTTTCTTACGTTTATTTGgcatttcaaattttcaaaaacaaactacgctcagaaattagaattttcgattctaatttcagatcgtgtaatgtattgaaagtgttgattctaatttctggacattctaattactgaaggttctaatttgtgagcgactaCTGTAGTAGTTTGGACATTTTGGCCGCTAAATATAAGacaaacatattaaatttttcctctattctcctacgcgtttcacGCTACCGCGCCTTCTTCAGCAAGCTCTGTTTTAATAAGTGGAAGTAATTTCACGTTTTCTAGATCAAATATACAACATTTAGAGAACGCACCACGTTCTCCGGTAGTATCCTTTCAATCTGATCTTGCATCTAGCGCTAAAAGTTAAAAGTGAAAGTTGAATGGAAACTTGTTGCATTTAAAAAGTTTACACAACCGCCGCCCAtagaaaattgttgtttttttatttaatttaaaaatcagTTTCAACAGTATTTTCACATTTATAAATTCTCtattcaaatatacatacattggtTTAAGTTTAGaaaatgtattttgttattgCGCGTAGAAATTGTTTGACAGTAAAATCGAAAAACAATCTGTGCTTCTGTGGATTCCAGACAGAGCGAATACACCTATCATTAAAACACATGTTAGTCTTGTCATCTTTAAATATCAGAGTTTAGTTTAAATAAAGGTTcaaaatgttataattcaatttaaaattacaatttaagttagATCTTACGATTTTCAATGTTAAGTTCAGAAAGCTGAGGAAGTTTAAATATAAATTCTGAAAATAggaaaattttaactttaaactcAGTATCTGCACTTAGAATTCAAATAATAGCGACTCCaattcagaatttctattttaaattcaaaacaatAATTCGATTTCAGAACCTTACAATTACAATGACGATTAAAATATACATGCGACTCCATTCAGATTCGTCTTCGCGAAAAAAAAACGATTTCGGTCAGACACTACTAATACTTAGTGTTGGAAAAGATGTATtgtcgaattaaaaaaaatatctctaAGAGTATTTTGACAGCATAATAAATTAAATCAATCGATGGCTTTAACGATAGTTTAACAGCTCTGCTATCAAGTTTTTGTAGAAACATTTTGTTAAGTATTTATATGTAGCAAGGTGTCAAAAGTATATTTGCATGAAAAAAATTACATTCTAATCTGTCAAAATAATCGAGTTTTTatattaggcccggtttttcagtagttggttcagctaagcttaaacttagtgtgcttaaactccagttaaactactgggCAGTTTTTCAGTcccagtttaaggccgcctttgaggtatgcttttttgtgcggcaatattggtttttttattatctagataatttatagttacggcaacagctggattttgcttacccaacaaacatggaaaaaaagttctccagcgaaatatatatctagtttcggaagtgatatccaatatcattatttaattgttcttaaaccagatagttatcgagttgatattcaacttcattctccaattacTATCgcactttgagaaattttgtaaaatttaagttttcgagttgatttccaacgtcattaatatttgccaattattatcctaatttcgagagattttgagaaatgtacagatatcctacattgcatatcgagttgtggtggagttgaaaaaaatctcacagctgtttattgtgagaaataaacatccggttgatagcagtaatgaagcgtaaataatcaaaataaattatataggtgacccccgtggtgtgatggtaacgtgctccgtctaccacaccgaagatgctgTGTTCACGAcccagacaaagcaacatcaaagttctagaaacaagatttttcaattagtagaaaatttttctaagcggtgtcgcccctcggcagtgtttggcaagcacgccgagtgtatttatgccatgaaaagcttctcagcgaaaactcatatgccttgcagatgccgttcggagtcggcataaaacaagtaggtctcgtcccgcctttttgtaggaaaaattaaaaggagcacgatgcaaattggaagagaagctcggcctataatgtcttcggaggttatcgcgcctcacatttatttattttttaaattatatatatttcattttagtttCGTGAAAGCACTGCAATATGgcatcttacatttgagtccagttagagaactacaagttgggaattaatttttttccacttaagggcattttttgctttataaaaaattccctcgtTTGcggagtacgctatgattctcgagttgagccgcTGTTTcaaaacaactcttgagattttagaagtatgcccagttatcaacatgagctcttatggtactcaagcctaaatgcttgttgggtatattcgacgccatttcgaacgaacgcaaataactgataatttaactagagtttaactctgccagattggccgcttaagctcagcttaaacttcagttaaagtggactgaaaaactgcagaataattttaagcgtagtttaactgacaaactgagctGAACTTGTACTGCAGTGGGGTTTAAGCTTTTTGACAGATGCCATTCGAAGTCGGTACAAGTTAATAGCTGGTGTCAGTTTGTGAAGCAAATTTTGCAGTAGCCTTACACAAACAAAGCTCAACcattaataataaaatttctttcacttaaaatttttttgattaaaattttcacTTGTATAATCCACGTCAGCAACTTGTAtgcttaattattattttttaatttaaatttaatttgttctaatcttctttttttttaatgatttagCGAATCAAAATTTAAGGTTTGGTGttgttaaaaattgtaaaaattaaatcaaatcgaAGAAAGATATATATTGTCATGAGCGATTTACAAGTGCATATATTTGCTAATTTTAAACGTCATAGACATTCTGCATATAAACAAATCTTGACACCTAGCTACATAAATATACACAGTACTGTGGCGGTCTTTTAACTATATATTACATCAGGGTATACATCGTATACCGGTTTTGATTTTGTTGCCATTTGCATTGTCAGTTTTAATTACTATTGTGGTCAAGTTCGTTCGGCTTTGAGTTCGTTTCCGATTTATTTTTCAGTTTCGATGAAGCTTTCGGTTTGAATTTCGGCCCGTTTTGGTTCGGGGTTTGTTTCCGAATTTAGTTACGATTTCGAATTATGGCAAGTTTCGGCATTGGTTTCCGTATTCGGTTTCGGTTAACAACTTTTTACAACAGAGAACAACTCAACTGCATTTCAGAAAAGTTCTGTTGTATTTCGGAAAACCCCAAATAAAAATCAGAAGAatgcaaatgtatttcagaaaaaaatgcaaatgtatgtatgtaaacgtaaaacattttaaataaactTCGGAAAAACTCAAAGAAATTCAGAAAAGCATAAATGTGTTTCAGAAAGCACCAAAtgtacatatttcaaaaagaaaaatggtgATGACCTTAAACCAGCAGCTTTAACTCTAAAACCATCAAAAGGATCGAATGTTTAGCTTTTTTGCGCTATTTACTACAGCTTTGTTAAGAATGGAAACGCAACGTGTATCTTTAAAAAAGAgagaaagaaaggaaggaaacACTTCTGAAATACATACGCGTATTTCTGAAATTCATTTATGTTTTTCTAAATTTCTTAgagtttttccaaattttatttaagttttctgAAATTTATTTGTGCTTTTCTGAAATATATTTGTCTATTTCCGAACTTCATTTGCGCTCTTAAGGAaagcatttgagttttttctgAAACACTgttggaaaaggtgtagtttTGATTCTAGTTTCGGATCGTTTTTATTCCGGTTTCGGTTAATATTTGGGTTTCGGTACTCATTTATGCTAGTTTTGGTAACGAATTTGGTCCCAGTTTCGATCTGGATTTTGGCCCGTTTTGGTTTCGTATTCGGTTCTTGCTTCGGTGTTGTCTCGGTTCAGGAGTCGATtcgtattttgaaagggagtttaAATTCTAATTATAAAAGGCGACGCATGCGTAGTAATAGTTCAGGTtttaaaaaaaagaaggaaactATACCTGTTTTTGATTATAAGACCGCCACAATTAAGGAACCAAATTATCAATGAATTTATTAAGCACACAGTGAATATTAAGTAAAAGCTTTTCAAAAGCCACCAAATACAACATAATCTTACTTAAAAGCCGCAATCTATTGTAACCAACTGGCTGAAAAACTTGTAAAAAAATATAATCAATTCGACAACTAGCCATGAAGTGTGTTCAAACTGTTGTGATTTAGCAAAAAGCGCCAATAGGATTTATGAACATTTGAACATGAAGGGAACAATCAGGATTAAGAAGTTACGATCCATACTCGTGTGCATCTTGCGCAAACaatctaaaagtctcttatcaaatatcaacagaagtcAGCTGTTCTGTCAAGCAATTACAACTTACAGCTTGCACTGTCATCTGGCGTAtgagagcaactgccggtaatgcagtgaaatattcacaatagtgccatagtacaaatagatttctttgtgtgttcaccatcgtttatttttagcaaattattttaataaaatatagctaaacaaaaacactacGACCAATATTTCCCAAAGCTCACTAAAAgctcgaatctccatctttacaaccaaaactttatttacatatttggattccaaatatgagcgaaaaagGGACGGGAcccgtatatatatataaataagcctactactgtatgtggaggctttaaAAGAATATCTTCAGGTTTTTTACTCCATATAACGAAATGATTAAGAGTCTCATCACCTAGATGGGATGTTGATTAAATGTTCAATATACCATTTTGGGAGATAGACACTCATGTTTTGCCATATAGTCGAGTGCAGGCGAATAAAGTTTCTGTTGCTTTGTTTAAGGTAGCAGCTAGcagagcattccacgtgagggtgtTGTATAGTAAAACCGCTAAATATTTTTCTTCTATTGCAAATCGGATTTTGGTGCCACCCAGGTATGATTCTGGCATGGATAGTTTTTATTCTCCGGGTAAAAACAACTAAGACAGTTCTGTTAGGATTGGTAGACAATCATTTTGTACCACACCACCTTTACATGATGCGCAGGGCATCTCCATACAATTGTGCGCCTTATCCATCCATAGAGAGTACACCCCTTGAGGGCATCGCCTAGTGCCCACAATTGATTCAGTTGTTCCTCCCAGCTCAATATTGATATTTCTTCTCTTTAGCATGGATAGCACCCAGCGAATCATCATTGGGCG contains:
- the LOC137253459 gene encoding uncharacterized protein isoform X2 — encoded protein: MAEESSDSSDLESRPSCSKNQRITRRNANHGSNTSNDNRKGPKRRIVMRIEFDDSDDEDSTSASDESSIDANIETCQVGKELPSCSTRGRRTRNNNGQNSVALTKPSNNKEESDESDNIHKNTAQRNRNRRLNNHFLNGSDSDGSSSGSEINYALKARSNKPQKKIIVSEDEQMYSQDEANMETNKEKETTEAGFTSDSSSNELLEKCPICLLTFRKQEIGTPVTCAHIFCANCIEAWSDNVQTCPIDRIEFERIIVRENYENRTIVREINVDPNRKTKELAFPDESDIADDGDVTNCEICNSPDREDVMLLCDECNQGYHMDCLTPPLSEIPEGAWYCDNCFDPSAESDDMTEELSLLHADMADMGIPQAALRVTEVQQPHILRTRQNERIRAAVLRTTRSRTARIETTTTTTTSNSGEQRGRGRPRNNITTTTTTTTTTQSSSRPTATTTTRRKTRKRRRRRARRRTYVVEYDLNNFDEKFAIKTTKKIIKRRRRKRRATQRTTICADSGERMTASKRLAEQMGVKREPTYISHLPGSLAGLSLFGGANDLEYFSDSDNGGGIEHEIQLETGHGTAVQTSIRISNFAGAQRAAHKSMLLGKLQGNNRRVIVPDLPAQNNGTPDLLSSIMDIQDRWHNAARNMESVHINADGTLKLPSGGGDRKGGYNNVPDSLNARATAIPSTRNIGNEQQQQQPSNAINQIEGVMNAPMYSRGGGGGGSKNFGRGGGGGGGGNYNNRYNNNNQNNYRGGGGGGGGQYRHSTGGSSAADDDGGGRVGRNFNFNNNSNTNQNATNITPFTMRFNQRNNQHNNNNRRNSLPFMQRNDDDAQHQQQQNVPNDANTIPFNGPPSSQQQNHPPNENQIFNSDLPPPGMNSQIPAPPIMPVGPLNLTGPPPMSGPPLMSGPPHMSGPPTMPGPPTMPGPPTMPGPPTMPGPPTMPGPPLMPGPPPILGSLSMAGPPTLSGPPPPTMGMSGPPPPIAMHTSLHPVMSVPPPPAPPPGVPMPWATPIFQQLNADYGNDDDDSNCPNFSVYSAESQEVAKSTEMQSQTQQEKEAAKEDDENEDLVQLDDDDEIPMPPEASLNKPTTGGKGSDLYEPENPTEELENSSDEDDDDDDNSDEDSDKELKEQTHVNKEHEKDKVEKEHDEEKEKENDVENEKESDNEIENEAQVEDEEEEDDEGGNKETAEEEPGTPPLDKLRLTATADDDADSKYDPEHEVLSYDGSNIDMDDLAEQNLNDNDKNKNDEEAVAAPVNEGEENKADSDADANAADANADAADDAHDDDAHDDDDDNDKSVRTASPTVSETKLPENDISTINNNNKKGVLELYDDSDWEELDIDKPKEYEKAVIGEASADEEEVEVIAEIEKVVVVEDENDDDDDAEVDKGKEGDKEKDKDANEKSDSEPDRSYTPCLDENNDPDDVIIIENGPNDEATATTAANTSKNTEKEPGEADDDDGARTPEVIVTEPVIVIDTEVISDDDDDNAAAAAPPPSQKKKGNKKRDKKIATFKKVSNKRKVRNYRTDRQQQDGAKHKDKRNLAKSKSRSRSLSRPKSLTRTPTRSRSRMRSRTRSPPRAIISPSPSYSRSRTPPRLRGRPISPTPSRSFGSRSRSNDKENRWRFNNNNKFNNKFRNKRREIQRYNVRNVVGMSRNLRESREIKDRYGRDAGRPYRVSRSPSPRGRRSFSRSRSRGRSLSPPRRHRRGSFSISPTPHTMTQRRSISPRQRYRSPRRHSLSPRRFTPLRGRSRTPLRMRSRSITPQQRRKGMRRTRESPFVPLAVISRSPTRMRSMSPSPRYTPRLHRSRSKTPILRTKKGKKNKQKEKAKKKKKKRLPSLSPEHNIRISRQRDAFEVARPPKKKRRHSPKQKQQIVEQTWSPSPSPPPAIEYERETNNNVSWTPPLLSPRLVHEMHGIYQPEQRRSASIADKRDKRKRLKKKKKGEKRREKRIGKRRARHTQTPEPLPSKEVFASGDNILVSVSFNKDAGPNQPSQTTVVTLPPNRDDLHNNQRRNSIDCSNAAGKKKKKRKKLDAKPVAIIDLERSPFQVHQEPADVIVLTDSEEGAGGAHDSEHDEQQEHENNHAHAHARRRESHRERRRSQSIAEEIEHRRAQLSNGVRSSSQLDKTPPLERDRLETILEESYDIPQTGPKTPPEPPTVKFSMPKKQKQQRINPLHDDAEMHSESEMVETGRVADVHRTEHETMHIQNNQKIGPNTPPESGPCSPDAYDPFDPTKSPSLSPRSPSPTPPPMNTSKGSIVVDVVEVVTATQQQQKHISDEQQQQRLANERNERIVNVTVQSNSMTVQSGGKTLNPVELVMKLMNKKQSSNQQDLSKSNIPQHNNAITHMGNTQNNEQLGATVISNVLLSNGGNAQSAQHIPSISSPTPMGGTKSMNQISKLPLPKITSSVGSSSGAGGLPTANTNIRNGLGLDDMINMDMDMDSPYSPGSADYEDLFEPPPDSIRRTNAKRTINNNKLDVFDNLFGSTSPVGYMRMPKKYKAIVTSSVKKSKIKVGKADDHIKVYDDVPNSAVELQVKDRVKAPLIDHIGDGYGYGYDYGVRVQSKFLFRFQCRCDVGFDFCSTFDFAFGRIC